Part of the Deinococcus fonticola genome is shown below.
GCGCATGACCGGCGACCTCGTGAAAGCCATGCGCGGCTGCCCGCAGCCCATCATTGCTGCGGTGGACGGCGTGTGTGCCGGGGCAGGGGCGATTCTGGCGATGGCCTCCGACCTGCGCCTCGGCACGCCTGGTACCAAGACCGCGTTTCTGTTCAACCGCGTCGGGCTGGCCGGGTGCGACATGGGTGCGTGCGCCATCCTGCCGCGCATCATCGGGCAGGGCCGCGCCAGTGAACTGCTGTACCGGGGCCGCAGCATGACCGCCGAAGAGGGACAGCAGTGGGGCTTTTACAACGCCCTGCATGAAAACGAGCAACTGCTGCCCGAAGCGCAGAAACTCGCCGCCGAAATCGCCGCCGGCCCCACCTTCGCGCACGCCATGACCAAGAAAATGCTGTGGCAGGAGTGGAACATGAGCCTCGACGAGGCCATCGAGGCCGAAGCCCAGGCCCAGGCCATCTGCATGATGACGAACGACTACACCCGTGCCTTCGAGGCGTTCGCCCAGAAGCAGCGCCCCGTGTTCGAGGGAGACTGATGGCCTCTCACCTCGACTGGCCTTTCTTTGACCCTTCGCACCGCGCCCTGGCTTCGGAACTGCGCGAGTGGGCCGCGTCCAACCTGAACAATATCGATCACCACGACACGGACAGGGCCTGCCGCCAGCTGGCTGGCGCGATCGGGCGCGCGGGGCTGTTCCGTTACTCGGTGGGCGGCAAGGCTTTCGGCGGCGAGTTTGAGGGAATCGACACGCGCTCGATCTGTCTGGTGCGCGAGACGATGGCGGAGTTCGATGGCCTGGCGGATTTCGTGTGCGCCATGCAGGGGCTGGGCAGCGGCGCGATCACGCTGGAGGGAACGCCACAGCAAAAGGAGCAGTACCTGACGGGCGTGGCGAGGGGAGAACTTATTGCCGCGTTTGCCCTGACCGAGCCGGACAGCGGTTCGGACGTGGCGGCCATGCAGCTGGAGGCCCGCCGGGACGGGGACGCCTACATCCTGAACGGCCAGAAAACGTGGATCAGCAACGGGGGGATCGCGGATTTCTACGTGGTGTTCGCCCGCACGGGGGAAGCGCCGGGAGCGCGCGGCATCAGTGCGTTCATCGTGGAGGCGGGCACGCCGGGACTCGACGATTCGCAGCGGCTGGAAGTGATTGCGCCGCACCCGCTGTCCACACTGACCTTCACGGAATGCCGGGTGCCGGCGTCCGCCCTGCTGGGGGCGCCCGCGCAGGGGTTCAAGCTGGCGATGCGGACACTGGACATCTTCCGCACGTCCGTGGCGGCGGCGGCGCTGGGATTTGCGCGCCGCGCGCTGTGTGAGGCGACGAACCGCACCCTGAACCGTCAGATGTTCGGCGGCACGCTTTCGCAGCAACCGCTGGCGCAGGCGATGCTGGCCGACATGGCGACGATGGTGGACAGGAGCGCCCTGCTGACCTACCGAGCCGCCTGGCTCCGGGACACCGCAGAGAACGTCACGAAAGAGGCGGCGATGGCGAAACTCACGGCCACCGAGGACGCCCAGCGCGTGATCGACATGGCCGTGCAACTGTTCGGCGGCGCGGGCGTGCAGGTGGGCAACATCGTCGAGAGCCTGTACCGCGAAATCCGCGCCTTGCGCATCTACGAGGGCGCCACCGAGGTGCAGAAGCTCATCATTGCCCGTGAACTGCTGAAGGAGGCCCGCGCGTGAAACTCAGTCCCAGCGCCCATGAAGACTCGTTCGCCCGTGACCACCTGCCCCCGCCCGAGCAGTGGCCAGAACTGATTTTCGAGCTGCCGGAATTGCACTACCCGGAGCGCTTGAATGCTGCGGTGGAGTTGCTGCGCCTGGCGGCGGAGCAGCCGGACAAGCCCGCGTTGCTGGCCGACGGGCAGGTGTGGACGTACCGCGAACTGGACGTGCGCTCGAATCAGCTGGCCCACATCCTGCGGGACGAGATGGACTTGAAGCCGGGAAACCGGGTGCTGCTGCACGGCCCCAACACGCCGATGCTGGCGGCGTGCTGGTTCGC
Proteins encoded:
- a CDS encoding enoyl-CoA hydratase family protein yields the protein MKPPQRELNRLELPSHGRTLAEFEPQHFGWEVEDGVATITLNRPERKNPLTFDSYAELRDTFRALVYASDVKVVILRGAGGNFCSGGDVFEIIGPLVQADMPGLLNFTRMTGDLVKAMRGCPQPIIAAVDGVCAGAGAILAMASDLRLGTPGTKTAFLFNRVGLAGCDMGACAILPRIIGQGRASELLYRGRSMTAEEGQQWGFYNALHENEQLLPEAQKLAAEIAAGPTFAHAMTKKMLWQEWNMSLDEAIEAEAQAQAICMMTNDYTRAFEAFAQKQRPVFEGD
- a CDS encoding acyl-CoA dehydrogenase family protein; the protein is MASHLDWPFFDPSHRALASELREWAASNLNNIDHHDTDRACRQLAGAIGRAGLFRYSVGGKAFGGEFEGIDTRSICLVRETMAEFDGLADFVCAMQGLGSGAITLEGTPQQKEQYLTGVARGELIAAFALTEPDSGSDVAAMQLEARRDGDAYILNGQKTWISNGGIADFYVVFARTGEAPGARGISAFIVEAGTPGLDDSQRLEVIAPHPLSTLTFTECRVPASALLGAPAQGFKLAMRTLDIFRTSVAAAALGFARRALCEATNRTLNRQMFGGTLSQQPLAQAMLADMATMVDRSALLTYRAAWLRDTAENVTKEAAMAKLTATEDAQRVIDMAVQLFGGAGVQVGNIVESLYREIRALRIYEGATEVQKLIIARELLKEARA